One region of Triticum aestivum cultivar Chinese Spring chromosome 6B, IWGSC CS RefSeq v2.1, whole genome shotgun sequence genomic DNA includes:
- the LOC123137866 gene encoding uncharacterized protein gives MVGIFSRFSSGAGHRRAKSAVEVVETLAPNMETGESDPAADPGDSPHGIEVGIEFKPVEHPVEPVNLDQPVKCPLPEPSILHDGRIWQERMSTAGGRPRTDLPVVKEGSQLEPDSSTTRSRSAVRRRAILPSVSAPEHNILALLDECDVPESQRPAE, from the exons ATGGTCGGAATCTTCTCCAGGTTCTCTTCCGGCGCCGGCCACCGCCGCGCCAAGAGTGCCGTC GAGGTTGTGGAGACATTGGCGCCCAACATGGAGACTGGGGAGTCTGACCCGGCAGCCGATCCTGGAGATAGCCCTCACGGCATTGAGGTCGGCATCGAGTTCAAGCCGGTGGAGCACCCTGTGGAGCCTGTCAACCTTGACCAACCAGTGAAATGCCCGCTTCCTGAGCCATCTATACTGCAT GATGGAAGGATATGGCAAGAGAGGATGTCTACAGCGGGCGGGAGGCCGAGGACAGACCTGCCGGTCGTGAAGGAAGGGTCGCAGCTCGAGCCCGACAGCAGCACCACAAGGTCGAGGTCTGCGGTCCGGAGGCGCGCCATACTGCCCTCCGTGAGCGCCCCTGAGCATAACATCCTGGCGCTGCTTGACGAGTGCGACGTGCCTGAGAGCCAGCGTCCTGCTGAATGA